From one Silurus meridionalis isolate SWU-2019-XX chromosome 23, ASM1480568v1, whole genome shotgun sequence genomic stretch:
- the chac1 gene encoding glutathione-specific gamma-glutamylcyclotransferase 1 produces MKPQDIRTGSLWIFGYGSLVWKPDFKYRRSLVGFIRGYKRRFWHGDTFHRGSDEMPGRVVTLLEEDDTCTWGVAFEVTGSQIEESLAYLNIREAVRGGYGTHMVEFVPRDQSQPSVQALVYIATEDNPTYLGPASTDEIAAQIAVCRGKTGYNIEYLLRLAEFMRQSCPGVDDPHLFSIEKACLAVIRPLLLAAQKCAPAVN; encoded by the exons ATGAAGCCTCAGGACATCAGAACCGGCAGCCTGTGGATCTTCGGCTACGGATCTCTGGTGTGGAAACCCGACTTCAAGTACAGGCGCAGCCTCGTCGGATTCATCCGCGGCTACAAGCGCCGCTTCTGGCACGGGGACACCTTCCACCGCGGAAGTGACGAAATG cCAGGAAGAGTGGTGACGCTCCTGGAAGAGGATGAC ACGTGCACCTGGGGTGTGGCCTTCGAGGTGACCGGCTCCCAGATCGAGGAGTCCCTGGCCTACCTGAACATACGTGAAGCGGTACGAGGGGGTTACGGCACCCACATGGTTGAGTTTGTCCCACGTGACCAGAGCCAGCCCTCAGTCCAGGCCCTGGTCTACATCGCGACAGAGGACAACCCCACCTACCTGGGTCCCGCCAGCACGGATGAGATCGCTGCTCAGATCGCCGTGTGCAGAGGGAAGACGGGTTACAACATCGAGTATCTGCTCCGCCTGGCCGAGTTTATGAGGCAGAGCTGTCCTGGGGTGGACGACCCTCACCTGTTCTCCATCGAGAAGGCGTGCCTCGCCGTCATCAGGCCTTTACTGCTCGCGGCCCAGAAGTGCGCACCTGCTGTAAACTAA